The proteins below are encoded in one region of Sander lucioperca isolate FBNREF2018 chromosome 11, SLUC_FBN_1.2, whole genome shotgun sequence:
- the lepr gene encoding leptin receptor, with protein sequence MTTKMVRSVMLAVLIHIFLVSHGVQCLEPEEGASLYSRALNLPWQDELCCDSPSAHLTVEGDTHAPETNRSESNLLHYPLCSFKSLTTKSHPREPSGGTCLDILCRIDENWGNLTCDLQSLGPPSTTPDSGVMAVSLQRLVSQKDDTELKGGNTAPDNPVVCEAEDFFMCSVALDTTTSFVIMVTVSISDAVAPPVLLRIPARPVKPSPPVNLSHIQTIEAELILQWDDPPDFDTGPLRYEVRHSSNTTHPAWQVVSALGEPRLSLELKPRLNYITQVRCSGLDKPSLWSEWSEPYRIHLDKVSYIPEEVVARPGENVTVYCVFNDHSINASTAMWMLNLQQQLPRSQYHAVNQWVSQITVRPSETRYDLYDLLRCTQEWTIPYSQIYVEGASIDINCETNGDIDAMKCSWNNTKWSKHEFRSRWADLPCDVMEERERTGVEVGEMGPACLQDRSEQKTSCTIKPLRMNCYKLWLELPSPLGPISSKPIYLSPIDHVKPHTPTDVKAVSQSNGVLMVTWEPPSLPVEGLQCQFRYHSTSAVREWKVHSPVLVRWAKTVVSVMCQEYVVQVRCMPTNGTGYWSEWSDSVYSTPQNSRAPERGPDFWRILQDDPYRNQTKVTLLFEHLQISGYSYCVDGFIVQYKALSGSVISEKIERVSSYTFEWNLVPQTVTVEAYNNLGRSTNNINMTLERQPKRRCVHSFSVLVVNSTCVSLSWSLLDNSYVPLFMVVQWSPQRQQDSDYHNGRSGKTWARLPYTDHPIYLRGDFLGSEECGFYLYPVFADGEGEPVYAIATRGDPATYMMLMIISFLFIVLFVTLILSQNQMKRFVWKDVPNPNKCSWAKGLDFKQADTFDHLLIPREGLSAWPLLLPSENISKVVIGDKIDLGALTTALDPASALSISIHSGFNSEVDEDQPMESEVLQGRASLVLNLDALTSSLPRIDLLPLVDPPGDQPPGITDSSAQSSVTYATVLLSGLKQEQQPIHLHYKDGSGSSSSDEGNFSANTSDISGSFPCGLWELDSCRGGGMDDPQRTCSYNSVEKLSETSEQEEEEEEEEHEMREGKDLYYLGMNYPAEDEESEEDEEQRKEETKIELLKNVVLNIEDCSVKSHPLLGPEDSSKLLSASTHSFSPPYLPQFRTAPCTRQLTAQPHERKPRP encoded by the exons ATGACCACTAAAAT GGTTCGGTCTGTGATGTTGGCAGTCCTGATACACATATTCCTAGTATCCCATG GTGTTCAGTGTTTGGAGCCGGAGGAGGGAGCCTCTCTCTATTCACGTGCCCTGAACCTCCCGTGGCAGGATGAGCTGTGCTGTGACTCACCTTCAGCCCACCTCACTGTGGAGGGAGACACGCATGCACCGGAGACAAACCGCTCTGAATCAAACCTCCTACACTATCCCCTCTGCAGCTTCAAGAGCTTGACAACCAAATCACATCCTCGTGAGCCCTCTGGCG GCACCTGTTTGGACATACTGTGCAGAATTGATGAAAATTGGGGAAATTTAACATGTGACCTTCAGTCTCTCGGTCCACCATCTACCACCCCGGATTCTGGTGTTATGGCAGTTAGTTTACAGCGTCTGGT TTCCCAGAAAGACGACACAGAGCTGAAAGGTGGGAATACTGCACCTGATAATCCTGTTGTCTGTGAGGCAGAGGATTTCTTTATGTGTTCAGTTGCTCTGGATACTACAACAAGCTTTGTCATCATGGTAACTGTCAGCATCTCTGATGCCGTTGCTCCACCAGTTCTTCTCAGGATTCCTGCCCGACCTG TGAAACCAAGTCCTCCAGTCAACCTGTCACATATCCAGACCATTGAGGCAGAACTGATTTTACAGTGGGACGACCCACCAGACTTTGATACCGGTCCACTGAGATACGAAGTCCGACACTCTTCCAATACCACTCATCCGGCCTGGCAG GTGGTGTCTGCTCTTGGAGAGCCCAGGCTGTCTCTGGAGCTGAAGCCCAGATTGAACTACATCACCCAGGTTCGCTGCTCCGGCCTGGACAAGCCTTCACTGTGGAGCGAGTGGAGTGAACCTTACCGCATCCACCTGGACA aggtgAGCTACATCCCTGAGGAAGTGGTGGCGCGACCGGGTGAGAACGTAACGGTGTATTGTGTGTTCAACGACCACAGCATCAACGCCAGCACGGCCATGTGGATGCTCAACCTCCAACAGCAGCTTCCTCGCAGTCAGTACCATGCAGTCAACCAAtgg GTCAGCCAGATCACAGTGCGTCCTTCAGAGACTCGGTACGACCTATACGACCTGCTGCGGTGCACTCAGGAGTGGACCATTCCGTACAGCCAGATCTATGTGGAAG GAGCCTCCATCGATATAAACTGTGAAACCAACGGTGATATCGATGCTATGAAGTGCAGCTGGAACAACACAAAATGGAGTAAACACGAATTCAGATCCAG GTGGGCTGACCTGCCATGCGATGTGATGGAGGAGAGGGAACGAACGGGGGTGGAAGTGGGGGAGATGGGGCCGGCTTGCCTACAGGACAGATCCGAGCAGAAAACCTCCTGCACCATCAAGCCTTTGAGGATGAACTGCTACAAGCTGTGGCTTGAGTTGCCGTCCCCACTGGGCCCCATCAGTTCTAAACCCATCTACCTGTCGCCCATAGATCATG TGAAACCCCACACACCCACTGATGTTAAGGCAGTGAGCCAAAGCAATGGAGTCCTGATGGTTACATGGGAGCCTCCGTCTCTGCCAGTCGAGGGGCTCCAGTGTCAGTTTCGGTACCACTCAACCTCCGCTGTAAGAGAGTGGAAG GTCCACAGTCCAGTGCTGGTACGGTGGGCGAAGACCGTAGTGTCGGTCATGTGCCAGGAGTATGTGGTACAAGTACGCTGCATGCCCACCAACGGTACCGGCTACTGGAGCGAATGGAGCGATTCGGTCTACTCCACGCCTCAGAACAGCAGAG CTCCTGAGCGTGGGCCTGATTTCTGGAGAATCCTTCAAGATGATCCATACAGAAACCAGACTAAGGTCACTCTGCTATTTGAG CATCTCCAAATATCAGGGTACTCTTACTGTGTTGATGGATTTATAGTCCAGTACAAGGCCTTGAGTGGCTCTGTGATAAGTGAGAAGATCGAGCGGGTGTCCTCCTACACCTTTGAGTGGAACCTGGTGCCCCAAACTGTGACTGTGGAGGCCTACAATAATCTGGGAAGGTCCACTAACAACATCAACATGACGCTGGAGAGACAGCCCAAAC GTCGCTGTGTACATTCGTTCAGTGTGTTGGTTGTCAACAGcacctgtgtgtctctgtcctgGAGTCTGCTGGACAACAGCTATGTGCCTCTGTTCATGGTGGTCCAGTGGTCTCCACAGAGGCAACAGGACTCTGATTATCACAACGGCAGGAGTGGAAAAACATGGGCTAGACTGCCCTATACCGACCACCCTATCTATCTGAGAG GTGATTTCTTAGGCTCTGAGGAGTGTGGCTTCTACTTGTACCCTGTGTTTGCTGATGGTGAAGGGGAGCCAGTGTACGCCATAG CAACCAGAGGAGACCCTGCAACCTACATGATGCTGATGATCatctccttcctcttcatcgTCTTATTCGTCACCCTGATCCTCTCCCAAAACCA GATGAAAAGGTTTGTGTGGAAGGATGTTCCCAACCCAAACAAGTGCTCCTGGGCCAAAGGACTAGATTTcaaacag GCTGACACCTTTGACCACCTGTTGATACCTCGAGAGGGCCTTTCAGCCTGGCCACTGCTCCTGCCATCTGAGAACATTTCCAAAGTCGTCATAGGGGACAAGATCGACCTAGGAGCTCTGACTACAGCTTTAGACCCAGCCTCTGCCTTATCTATCTCTATTCATTCAGGGTTTAACTCAGAGGTCGACGAAGACCAACCCATGGAGAGTGAGGTGCTCCAAGGTAGAGCTTCCTTAGTCCTTAATCTGGATGCACTAACCAGTTCACTCCCAAGAATAGATCTGTTACCGCTAGTCGATCCCCCAGGAGACCAGCCTCCAGGCATTACTGACAGCTCTGCTCAGTCTTCAGTCACATATGCCACTGTGCTGTTGTCTGGTCTGAAGCAGGAGCAGCAGCCCATTCATCTCCACTACAAGGATGGTAGCGGCAGCAGCTCCAGCGACGAGGGCAATTTCTCTGCCAACACCTCAGACATTTCTGGATCTTTCCCCTGCGGCCTGTGGGAGCTGGACAGCTGCCGAGGTGGAGGGATGGACGACCCGCAGCGCACCTGCTCCTACAACTCTGTGGAGAAGCTTTCTGAAACATCAgagcaagaagaagaagaagaagaagaagaacacgagATGAGAGAAGGAAAGGACTTGTATTATCTAGGAATGAACTATCCGGCGGAGGATGAGGAGAGCGAGGAAGACGAggaacagagaaaagaggagacaAAAATTGAGCTGCTTAAAAATGTAGTTTTGAACATAGAGGACTGTTCTGTGAAGTCGCACCCTTTGCTCGGCCCTGAGGACTCGAGCAAGCTGCTGTCAGCCTCAACACATAGCTTTTCTCCGCCGTACCTGCCTCAGTTCAGAACTGCTCCGTGCACGAGGCAACTCACAGCTCAGCCGCATGAACGCAAACCCCGGCCGTGA